GGCCCCGATCCCGTGCTCCAGCAGGTCGAGGACTTCAACGACGGCACGGTCTCGGCAAATGACTGCTTCCGCCCGGTCAGCCGCTATTTCGACCGTATCACCCGCCCGGAACAACTTCTCACGGCCCTGCCCCGCGCGATGCGTACCATGACCGATCCGGCCGACTGCGGCCCGGTAACGCTGGCCTTCTGCCAGGACGTGCAGGCGGAAGCCCATGACTGGCCGGAGAGTTTCTTCGAGAAGAAGACCTGGTACCAGCGTCGCCCGGCGCCCGACCCGCGCGAGCTGGAAGCTGCGGCTGAGGCAATCCGCGCAGCAAGGAAGCCCGTCATTGTAGCCGGCGGCGGCGTGCACTATTCCGGTGCCTGCGACGCACTCAGGTCATTCGTCGAGGCACTCAACATTCCGGTCACGGAGACCCAGGCCGGCAAGTCGGCCCTGCCCTGGGATCATCCGCTGAACATGGGACCGATCGGCGTCACCGGCGCCGCGAGCGCCAACACGGTCGCGGAAAATGCAGATCTGGTCATCGGTGTCGGAACCCGCTTCCAGGATTTCACCACCGGCTCGTGGGCACTGTTCAGGAATCCGGAGCGACGTATCCTGGCGCTCAATGTGCAGCCCTACGACAGCTTCAAGCACGACGCCCTGCCACTGGTGGCGGATGCGCGCGACGGCCTGCAGGCGCTTGGCGCGGCGCTGAAGGGCCACCGCTTCGACGCTCCGCCGGAAACGCTCAAGCGCGACTGGTTCGCTGCCGCCGATGCCGTGACCGCCCCGCCCGCACCGGACGACAACGCGCTGCCGACCGACATGCAGGTTATCGGCGCGGTGCAGCGCGCAGCACGCGAGAACACCGTCGTCATGTGCGCCGCCGGCACCATGCCGGGCGAGCTGCACAAGCTCTGGAAGGCCGGACGGCCGATGTCCTACCACATGGAATACGGCTATTCCTGCATGGGCTACGAGATTGCCGGGGGCATGGGCATCAAGATGGCGGAACCGGACCGCGACGTGATTGTCATGGTCGGCGACGGCTCATACATGATGGCCAATTCCGAGTTGGCAACTGCCGCGATGATGGGCATCAAGATCACGGTCATCGTCACCGACAATCGCGGCTTCGGCTGCATCAACCGGCTGCAAATGGCGACCGGCGGCGCGGAATTCAACAACCTGCTCGACCATGCCCGCCACGAGATGCCATCGCATATCGACTTCGTGGCCCATGCAGGCGCGATGGGCGCCGATGCGAGGAAGGCCGGCTCCATCGCGGAACTGGAAAACGCGCTGACCGAAGCGCGCGATGCAAAGGGGCCGACGGTCATCGTCATCGACACCGATCCCTACCCCTCCACCGAGGCCGGCGGCCACTGGTGGGATGTCGCGGTGCCCGAGGTTTCCGGGCGTGAACAGGTGCGCGCCGCCCGCAAGAGGTACGAGTCCAACCGCAAGGCGCAGCGCGCCGACTGACACCGAGGGCACGAATGAGCGTGACGATCGGCATATCCCCGATTGCCTGGCAGAACGACGACCTGCCGGAGATGACCGCCGGATACACCATGGAGCAGGCGCTGAAGGAAGCGCGCGAGATCGGCTATACCGGAGTTGAACGCGGTCGCCGCATGCCGCAGGACACCGAGGGCCTGCGAAAATATCTGGAAGAGTTCGACATCGCGCTTTGCGGTGGCTGGTGCTCGGGCAATCTGCTGGTCAACGACGTGGCGACCGAACGTGAGGCCATTCGCCAACAGGTCGAGCAGTTCGCCGCCCTGCGCGCGCCCTGCATCGTCTACGCGGAATGCTCCAACACCGTCCAGGGCGACATATCGGTGCCGGTCAACGATCGCCCCAGGCTGTCCCGCGACGAGGTCTTCGCCTATGGCCGGAAGCTGAGCGAACTTGCCAAATGGACAAGGGACCAGGGGGTCGTGCTCGCCTATCACCACCACATGGGTTCCTTCATCGAGGCCGAGGAGGAGATCGACTGGCTGATGGAGGCGTCGACGCCCGAAGTCACGCTATGCTTCGACACCGGCCACCTGCTGTTCGGCGGCGGCGACGTGATGGCGACGCTGACACGCTGGAGCGACCGCGTGCACCATGTCCATTTCAAGGACATACGCCCGGACGTGGTGAAGGACGTGCGGGAGACCGACAAGAGTTTCCTCGACGCCGTGATCGCCGGCGCGTTCACCGTTCCGGGCGACGGCTGCATCGACTTCCAGGCGGTCGCCGACCATCTGAAGGAAACCGGCTATGACGGCTGGATCGTCGTGGAGGCCGAGCAGGATCCGGCCAAGGCACCACCGTACGAATATTCGAAAATGGGTTATGAAGAGATTCTGAGGGTCTGCGCCAGGGCCGGCATTGACGTCTCGGACAAACCATGAGGACCGGATGACCCAAGGCATGTTCGACTTCAACAATCCGTTCTACCGCCCGCTCTGGAAACGGGTCGCAGTTGTCGCGCTGCCGGGGACATGGGGTGCTTTCGAGTTCGTGGCCGGTTCGCCGTTCTGGGGCGTCCTGTTCTGCGGTGCAGCCGCACTGGCCTTCCACGGGTTGTTCATCGCATTTGAACCGCGCGACACTGACGTGGACAGCAAAGACGAGGAGTAGGACGATGGCAAATCTGCTGGTCAAACCAAGAGGCAAGCATGGCCATGTCACCCATGTCACGCCGGAAAGCGCCGGATGGACCTATGTCGGCTTCGACCTGCATCGCCTGAAGCCGGGCGAGACCGTGTCCGAGCAGACAGGTGACCGTGAAGTTTGCCTCGTCTGGATTGCCGGCAAGGGCCGCGCGACCGCCGGCAGCGACGATTTCGGCTCCATCGGCGAACGGATGAGCCCGTTCGACGGGCCGCCCCATGCGCTTTATGTACCCGCCGGATCGAACTGGTCGGTGACCGCCGATACAGATCTGGAACTCGCCGTCTGCTCTGCGCCCGGCGGAGGCAATCATCACGCGAAGCTCATCCCTCCCGGCACGCACCCGCCGGAAACGCGCGGCAAGGGCTCCAATGTCCGCCACGTCAACAACATCATGCCTGAAGATGACGGCTCGGCCCATTCGCTGCTGGTGGTGGAGGTTATCACGCCAAACGGCAACACCTCCTCCTATCCGTCGCACAAGCACGACCAGGACAACCTCCCGCATGAAAGCCAGCTGGAAGAGACCTATTACCACCGGCTCAATCCGCCGCAGGGCTTCGCCTTCCAGCGCGTGTATACCGACGACCGGTCGCTCGACGAGGCAATGGCGGTGGAGGACGGCGACGTGGTGCTGGTGCCGAAGGGATACCATCCATGCGCCACGATCCACGGCTACGACCTCTACTACCTAAACGTCATGGCCGGGCCGAAGCGTATCTGGCAGTTCCACAACCAGAAAGAACATGAGTGGCTGCTGAACGCCTGACGAACACGTGATCGGCGGCAAGTATCCGGACCGGCATTGACATGCAGGCTGGCCGATCACGATCCTGCGCGACGACTTCCGCAGGCCGAAATCTTCGCCCTGCCGCCGGCTACATCAGCGGTCGCCTTTCCGTGCCCCCCTGTGAACGCCGCTACCGGACGAGAACGCGGTTCAGAGCGTTTCAGCGGCAACGCGGGCGACAGCCGCGTAGAATTCCCCGGATGAAAAGGGTTTCAGCACGACCGTATGCAGGCCTGCGAACCCACCTCTCACGACACAGGCCGCGTCGGTAGTCAGGAATACGACCGGGATTCCCGCATCATTCAGCTCGTCGACCAGATTGGGCGCGGTTCCGTCGACCGAGCGCATGTCGACTATGGCGAGGTCGAACTTTTCGCCGGTCACCTGCCGTGTCGACGCAGCATCCCCCTCGCCGGCCGTCACGATCCGCGTGGCGCCGAATCCCACGAGCATTGCCTCGATGTCCAGGGCAATCACGGCGGAATCTTCCACGACAAGGACGGACTTTCCGGATGGCAAGGCGCTTATCTCCCGGTACCTGGCCCGGCCGGCAGCGCCGGCCCGCTCCTCGTACATGCAAGAAGTGGCAGGTTTCCCCGACGGAATACCAGAGTCTCCGGGTTTCGCGAAACACGAATGCTTGCATGCGCGGACAAGGTGGAACGCCGGTTGTTCCCGCGCAAGATCGATCGGCGACCGGACAACGGGCGCCGAAATGCCCTCGATCCGGTCAGGTTGCGAATCCGCCATTCGACCAACGCAAGGACGCAAAGAATGCCGCACCGCAAAAACGCAATACGTTTTCGACATGCGCCGCAAAGACAGAAACCTGTTTCCGGAAACAAGAAATCCGCACAAAAACAACGCACTTAGCTAAAATTGCACCCATTTTCACGCATGCAATTCGGGCGACGACCGCCAAATATTTCAGCATCCTGACGAATTTGCGAGCAGTTTGTGAAATTTTCCTGACAATCGGGCAAAAAGTGCCCCGATTCAACAGATTAACACTTGATTAACTCAACGTTAGCAGCTTTCAATGGGCCAATTCTCGTAGGTGCAGTGCACCATTTTCAGGAATCGGCACCGTGCTCAGAACCATTCTGCTTTTCGCCTGGATCCTCGCGGCATGCGCCGCGATGTTCCTGATCGCCCAGCCCGTCGGCACAACCGGTCAGCTGATCATCTCCCTCTCGGTGATCGTGATGCTTACCGTCATTTCGGTTCTCAGGCTCGACGGAACCTGGCGACACATATTCCTCGCTGTCGCCTCGGTCATCGTCCTGCGCTACGCATTCTGGCGGACGACCAACACGCTGCCGCCGGCGGACGACCTCTACTCCTTCATCCCCGCGCTCCTGCTCTACGGCGCCGAGATGTACTGCATCCTGATGCTCGCGATCTCGCTGTTCGTCGTCTCCGACCCGATCGACCGGGAACCGGCACCGCAATTTCCCGACGAAGAACTCCCCACGATCGACGTCTTCGTGCCGTCGTACAATGAAGGCAAGGAGATCCTCGCCCTGACCCTCGCCGCGGCCAAGGCGATGGTCTATCCGAAGGACAAGCTGCGGATCTATCTGCTGGACGACGGCGGGACGCTGGAGAAGCGCAATTCGCCGGATCCCGACGTCGCGCGTACCGCAAGCATCCGCCACGAGGAACTGCGCACGCTGTGCCGCCAGCTCGGCGTGCGGTACCACGCGCGAGCCGAGAACAGGCACGCCAAGGCGGGCAATCTGAATGCCGGCCTGGAAGTATCGGAGGGCGATCTCGTCGTCGTCTTCGACGCCGACCATGCCCCGGAGAAGAACTTCCTGAAGGAGACGGTCGGCTACTTTCTCGAGGACCCCAAGCTCTTCCTGGTGCAGACCCCGCATTTCTTCGCCAACGCCGATCCCCTCGAACGCAATCTCGGCACCTTCGGCGCCATGCCGTCGGAAAACGAGATGTTCTATCACCGGATCCAGAAGGGTCTGGATCGCTGGAACGCTTCCTTTTTCTGCGGCTCGGCCGCGGTACTCCGCCGCGATGCGCTGCGCCAGGTTGGCGGTTTCTCCGGCATAACCATCACCGAGGACTGCGAAACGGCACTCGAACTGCATTCACGCGGCTGGACCAGCATCTATGTGGACAAGCCGCTCATTTCGGGCCTCCAGCCCGACACGCTCGCGAGCTTCATCGGCCAGCGCTCGCGGTGGTGCCGGGGCATGATCCAGATCATGCTGCTGAGAAACCCGCTGCTGCAGCCCGGGCTGACCTTCCCGCAACGCCTGAGCTACCTGTCCAGCAACCTGTTCTGGATGTTCCCGCTGGTACGCCTCGCCTTCTTTGCGGCCCCGTTGCTCTTCATCCTGTTCGACATGAAGATCTATGTCGCCTCGCTGGACGAGTTCTTCGCCTACACGGTCACCTACCTGATCGTGGCCGAGATGGTGCGGACCTATCTGTACGGCAACGTGCGCTGGCCCTGGATATCGGAGCTATACGAATACATCCAGACCGTCTTCCTGGTGCGGGCAATCATAAGCGTTTTCCTGTCGCCGCGATCGCCGAAATTCAACGTCACCGAGAAGGGCCACGCCATCGAGGAAGACACGCTGTCGGAACTCGCATGGCCCTATTTCGCCATCTTCACGCTCTTCTGCGTGTCGCTCGCCGTCGCGATCTATCGCTACCAGACGGAACCCGAGATCAGCGGCCTGCTGCTGGTCGTCGGCGCCTGGAACTTTCTCAACGTGGTCATCGCCGGCGCCGCGCTCGGCGTGGTCATAGAGCGCAAGAGCGAACAGGATTCGCACGACCTGCTCGCTGTCGGGCAGTGCGATCTGGTCGTCGGCGAGGAATCCGTACCCGTTTCCGTGGCCTCGATCTCTCCCACCCGGGCAAGGTTGATTCCCGCCAGGAGTGCAAAGCTGCCGGACATGCGCCGCGGCGGAAAGGCCATATTGTGGCGTCCGGAGGCCAGCCCCGACGGGATCATTTCGACATTGCCGGTCTCCTATACCGGCGGTCGCGAGGATGACGGCAGCATATCGGTCCGCTTCGAACCCGACACCGAGCACTATGCAATCATTGCCGACCTGATGATGTCGGACCTTTCGCCGGCGCGCGATGCGCGTGCCGATCGGCGGAAACGCCGCAGCATCATCCTGTCGACATGGACGCTGCTTGCCTGGGCCCTTCGCTACCCGCCCGCAGCAGCATGGATGGCGATCACCGGCCGTCGCCGCGGGCGCAACGACCCGCAGCCGGTCGGCGCTGTCGCACCGACGCCGCGCGGGAGCGCGGCAAAACCCGAACCGGGAGCAGCATGATGGCAGGAAACAAGATGGCACTGCTCCTTGCCGGAGCAGTCGCGTCCCTCGCGGTCGCCCTGCCCGCCGCGGCACAGGAGGGATTCAGCCTCGACATCCCCGTCGCGACGAACGAGCCGGCGCCAAGCCGGGCCCTGAAGCCGATCGCGGCGGATTCGCGCGACCTTTTCTTCAGCGGCGAAAGCAATTTCCGCGAATTCGCCTTCTTCGCCATGCCCGAGGAAACCGCCGGCGACATCAAGCTGGTGCTCAACCTGCAAAGCGCGATCTCCAACACGCCGGAACAGTCGCGCATGGCCGTCTACGTCAATGATGTCGAGCTCGGCGTGGTGCAGCTGGCATCCGGCGAACCCCGCACCATCGAGCTGCCGGTAAAGCCGGGCATCATTCAACCCGGCTTCAACGCCGTCACCTTCCTCGTCGACCAGTTCCACCGCGTCGACTGCTCGGTCGTGGCCACCTACGAGCTGTGGACCCAGATCGACCCGGCGCGAAGCGGCTTCGCCTTTTCGGCCACGCCGGGCAACCGCAGCGACTTCGCCGACCTCGCGGCCGTTGCCCGTGCCGTGAACGGCCGCACCGCGATCCGGGCGGTACTGCCGGACGGCGCGGCGGCATGGACCGCAAGCCTGCTGGCAGAGACCATCCAGGCGGTATCCGTGGCGGCGCATTACGACCAGCCCCATGTCGAGTTCGCCGAAGATGCCGGCAGCGGCCCGGGCGTCGACGTGGTCATAGGCACGCCGGAAACCGTCCGCGAGATCTATGGCGAGATCGAACTCGACATCCCGAACGGCTCCGGCATCGTCGTATCGCGCGCGCCCGGCGACGACCGCATCCGCCTGTTCGTTCTCGGCCGCTCGCCGGAGGACATCCGCCGCCATATCGACACGCTGCACAACCAGTCGGCACGAACGGAATCCCGCGGCACCGCGCCGGGAATGCGGGCTTTCCGCAAGCTGGAAGGCCGCATCCTCGAACCGGGAACCGTGGTAAGCCTCGCCGATCTGGGCATCAACATGCGCACCTTCACCGGCCGCCATTTCCGCCAGTCGGTGAATTTCGAGATGCCGGACGATTTCTATCCCGGCGACTATGGGCGTGCCTCGATCCGGCTGAACGCGCTCTATGCCGCAGGCCTGTCGAAGGGAGCCGACCTGATCGTCAAGCTCAATGACATCATCGTCTCCAACATCAGCCTCGGGGCCAGCCGGGACGGCGTGATCGACGAGCAGCAACTGCCGATACCCTTTTCGGCGTTCCGTCCGGGCGAGAACACGCTTGCCATCGAGGCACGCCTGCCCGCGCCCTCGGACCAGGTCTGCGACCCGACGCGGATCGGAGGCGGTTCGGGCCGGCTTCGCATCCTTCCCTCCTCCTACCTGGAGATGCCGGATTTCGCCCGCATCGGCCGCTATCCGGACCTGGCGACCCTCAATGCATCGCTCAGCGAATTCGTCGGCCGCGACGGATCCGAACCGCTGCCGGTTCTCGTGCCGCAATCGGACCGGGCGGCAATGAATGCAGCGGCCACATTTCTCGCCAAGCTGGCATATGCGTCCGGCACGGTATTCCGGACCGAGTTCGTGTCCTCCGTGCCCTTCGACGAGTCGCGTCCGCTGATTGCCTTCGGAACCTACAATTCGCTGCCCTTCGACTTCCTGTCGAAGATGAACATCGATTTCTCGCTGGCACCCAACCTTGACGCGGAGACCGCCCCCATAGGCGGCGGACAGTCGACGCCCTTTCCCTCCGACTTCGCCGATACCGTGCAACAGCGCGAGGCGGAAACGATCTCGACGGGACCGAGACGCCTGTTGGAAAGCGGGGTACGCATCGTCCGAAACACCATCGACTCGACGACCGAGCTGTTCAGCGACATGCGCGACGGCGCCTACCGGGTCGCCGGGCTGTTCGGCCTGGCCGCGCCCGACGTTCCATCCTCGAGCGAGCGCGAGCCGCCGTTTTCTCCGTCCCGCACGGCCAATCTCGTCATCGCCCAGCGCCACAACCCGACGGGCGACGCCACCTGGACGCTGGTCGCAGCCCAGCGGGAAGACCAGCTGGCGGACGCGGTGCTGACCCTGACGCACCGCTCGGTCTGGAGCCGGATCGGCGGCTCGATCCTGTCGATCGCCGACACCGGCGAAATCGTCGACAAGGTCGAGGCAAAGAACACCACGCTGTTCCTGACACAACCGTCGACCGTGACGAATTCGCGCCTGGTCATCGCAGGCTGGCTTTCAAACAACTCGGACAAATACGTGGT
This portion of the Oricola thermophila genome encodes:
- the iolD gene encoding 3D-(3,5/4)-trihydroxycyclohexane-1,2-dione acylhydrolase (decyclizing), producing the protein MKTVRLTAAQALVRYLSNQFNEDGERFLAGCWAIFGHGNVAGLGEALHAARDTFPTWRGHNEQTMAHAAIAYAKQLGRRRAMAVTSSIGPGATNMVTAAALAHVNRLPVLLIPGDVFADRGPDPVLQQVEDFNDGTVSANDCFRPVSRYFDRITRPEQLLTALPRAMRTMTDPADCGPVTLAFCQDVQAEAHDWPESFFEKKTWYQRRPAPDPRELEAAAEAIRAARKPVIVAGGGVHYSGACDALRSFVEALNIPVTETQAGKSALPWDHPLNMGPIGVTGAASANTVAENADLVIGVGTRFQDFTTGSWALFRNPERRILALNVQPYDSFKHDALPLVADARDGLQALGAALKGHRFDAPPETLKRDWFAAADAVTAPPAPDDNALPTDMQVIGAVQRAARENTVVMCAAGTMPGELHKLWKAGRPMSYHMEYGYSCMGYEIAGGMGIKMAEPDRDVIVMVGDGSYMMANSELATAAMMGIKITVIVTDNRGFGCINRLQMATGGAEFNNLLDHARHEMPSHIDFVAHAGAMGADARKAGSIAELENALTEARDAKGPTVIVIDTDPYPSTEAGGHWWDVAVPEVSGREQVRAARKRYESNRKAQRAD
- the iolE gene encoding myo-inosose-2 dehydratase, with product MSVTIGISPIAWQNDDLPEMTAGYTMEQALKEAREIGYTGVERGRRMPQDTEGLRKYLEEFDIALCGGWCSGNLLVNDVATEREAIRQQVEQFAALRAPCIVYAECSNTVQGDISVPVNDRPRLSRDEVFAYGRKLSELAKWTRDQGVVLAYHHHMGSFIEAEEEIDWLMEASTPEVTLCFDTGHLLFGGGDVMATLTRWSDRVHHVHFKDIRPDVVKDVRETDKSFLDAVIAGAFTVPGDGCIDFQAVADHLKETGYDGWIVVEAEQDPAKAPPYEYSKMGYEEILRVCARAGIDVSDKP
- a CDS encoding DUF3329 domain-containing protein, whose translation is MTQGMFDFNNPFYRPLWKRVAVVALPGTWGAFEFVAGSPFWGVLFCGAAALAFHGLFIAFEPRDTDVDSKDEE
- the iolB gene encoding 5-deoxy-glucuronate isomerase; amino-acid sequence: MANLLVKPRGKHGHVTHVTPESAGWTYVGFDLHRLKPGETVSEQTGDREVCLVWIAGKGRATAGSDDFGSIGERMSPFDGPPHALYVPAGSNWSVTADTDLELAVCSAPGGGNHHAKLIPPGTHPPETRGKGSNVRHVNNIMPEDDGSAHSLLVVEVITPNGNTSSYPSHKHDQDNLPHESQLEETYYHRLNPPQGFAFQRVYTDDRSLDEAMAVEDGDVVLVPKGYHPCATIHGYDLYYLNVMAGPKRIWQFHNQKEHEWLLNA
- a CDS encoding response regulator; the encoded protein is MPSGKSVLVVEDSAVIALDIEAMLVGFGATRIVTAGEGDAASTRQVTGEKFDLAIVDMRSVDGTAPNLVDELNDAGIPVVFLTTDAACVVRGGFAGLHTVVLKPFSSGEFYAAVARVAAETL
- the bcsA gene encoding UDP-forming cellulose synthase catalytic subunit; amino-acid sequence: MLRTILLFAWILAACAAMFLIAQPVGTTGQLIISLSVIVMLTVISVLRLDGTWRHIFLAVASVIVLRYAFWRTTNTLPPADDLYSFIPALLLYGAEMYCILMLAISLFVVSDPIDREPAPQFPDEELPTIDVFVPSYNEGKEILALTLAAAKAMVYPKDKLRIYLLDDGGTLEKRNSPDPDVARTASIRHEELRTLCRQLGVRYHARAENRHAKAGNLNAGLEVSEGDLVVVFDADHAPEKNFLKETVGYFLEDPKLFLVQTPHFFANADPLERNLGTFGAMPSENEMFYHRIQKGLDRWNASFFCGSAAVLRRDALRQVGGFSGITITEDCETALELHSRGWTSIYVDKPLISGLQPDTLASFIGQRSRWCRGMIQIMLLRNPLLQPGLTFPQRLSYLSSNLFWMFPLVRLAFFAAPLLFILFDMKIYVASLDEFFAYTVTYLIVAEMVRTYLYGNVRWPWISELYEYIQTVFLVRAIISVFLSPRSPKFNVTEKGHAIEEDTLSELAWPYFAIFTLFCVSLAVAIYRYQTEPEISGLLLVVGAWNFLNVVIAGAALGVVIERKSEQDSHDLLAVGQCDLVVGEESVPVSVASISPTRARLIPARSAKLPDMRRGGKAILWRPEASPDGIISTLPVSYTGGREDDGSISVRFEPDTEHYAIIADLMMSDLSPARDARADRRKRRSIILSTWTLLAWALRYPPAAAWMAITGRRRGRNDPQPVGAVAPTPRGSAAKPEPGAA
- a CDS encoding cellulose biosynthesis cyclic di-GMP-binding regulatory protein BcsB, whose amino-acid sequence is MAGNKMALLLAGAVASLAVALPAAAQEGFSLDIPVATNEPAPSRALKPIAADSRDLFFSGESNFREFAFFAMPEETAGDIKLVLNLQSAISNTPEQSRMAVYVNDVELGVVQLASGEPRTIELPVKPGIIQPGFNAVTFLVDQFHRVDCSVVATYELWTQIDPARSGFAFSATPGNRSDFADLAAVARAVNGRTAIRAVLPDGAAAWTASLLAETIQAVSVAAHYDQPHVEFAEDAGSGPGVDVVIGTPETVREIYGEIELDIPNGSGIVVSRAPGDDRIRLFVLGRSPEDIRRHIDTLHNQSARTESRGTAPGMRAFRKLEGRILEPGTVVSLADLGINMRTFTGRHFRQSVNFEMPDDFYPGDYGRASIRLNALYAAGLSKGADLIVKLNDIIVSNISLGASRDGVIDEQQLPIPFSAFRPGENTLAIEARLPAPSDQVCDPTRIGGGSGRLRILPSSYLEMPDFARIGRYPDLATLNASLSEFVGRDGSEPLPVLVPQSDRAAMNAAATFLAKLAYASGTVFRTEFVSSVPFDESRPLIAFGTYNSLPFDFLSKMNIDFSLAPNLDAETAPIGGGQSTPFPSDFADTVQQREAETISTGPRRLLESGVRIVRNTIDSTTELFSDMRDGAYRVAGLFGLAAPDVPSSSEREPPFSPSRTANLVIAQRHNPTGDATWTLVAAQREDQLADAVLTLTHRSVWSRIGGSILSIADTGEIVDKVEAKNTTLFLTQPSTVTNSRLVIAGWLSNNSDKYVVAVMGVFSLLGLFTHLLLRIGRNRRR